A part of Flavobacteriaceae bacterium GSB9 genomic DNA contains:
- a CDS encoding T9SS type A sorting domain-containing protein translates to MKKIYLLTLIFFLAKNIYAQNCNSNTTNVPSYTAKNTEDVELVTGSIFAGEYVTVTNILEEKYTFTSEYLNNNDFITIRNASGSEVLAESVSPLTYTFQSADIPTGEIRVIIHLSNSCDSDSNTHTVNLQKVPTCYKPEAPRVSYLSNTKLDFYWNAPSTGPSPSDYDWEIGKTGFTPGTNDHVVKGSTGGVLEASSGENALMANTTYQVAIHSNCGSGDYSNFLISPNITTLSADPPPNDFCSGAIAIIEETGVADATSATEIVGSVLGGAGTDIGAETCNVKNANARDDVWYWFLAQTTDINITLEPLFDGRLSLFSGDCNGLTFLDCSDNNGGLSPTTEAINFNNLTIGQTYYFRVYSQGFSATNPDFIVKLWSSTETTDADGDGYGNNPAVDCNDGNASIFPGAEEICDGLDNNCDGQVDEGLSFTTYYADSDGDGFGNPNVLEFVCDGPLPGYVINNTDCDDDDPDVNPGATEIPDNGKDDDCNPSTLDSSADVDDDGDGFSENQGDCDDTKNYIYPGATEVPDNNIDEDCDGSDIKTWYRDADDDGYGDINQTTLANTKPNGYVANSADCNDNTNAVNPGATEVVANGIDENCDGLYQWYQDNDDDNYGSLTIIQSDNSSPGLGESDNALDCNDSNASINPEATDIVANGIDENCDGLYQWYLDSDEDGYGSSTIVESVNSSPGSGESNNNSDCNDGNDTIYPGAPEICDGLDNDCADGIPNSEVDSDSDGVLDCEDNCPEVSNPGQEDSNGNGIGDACESLSVQTSSLLKNILIEPNPFKSSFNLHVQQKPNNQKIGITLFDLNGRLIYNNNHTNNNGVIRINYFTHLQKGIYFLKISSHSEFTIKQIIKL, encoded by the coding sequence ATGAAAAAAATCTATCTTTTAACACTTATCTTTTTTTTAGCAAAAAACATATACGCTCAAAATTGTAATAGTAATACAACAAATGTACCCAGTTATACGGCTAAAAACACGGAAGATGTGGAGTTGGTAACTGGCTCCATCTTTGCCGGAGAATATGTAACGGTGACCAACATTTTAGAAGAAAAATATACGTTTACGTCCGAGTATCTTAACAACAACGATTTCATAACGATAAGAAACGCTTCTGGAAGTGAGGTTTTGGCCGAAAGTGTTTCACCTTTAACTTATACCTTCCAGTCAGCTGATATTCCCACGGGAGAAATTCGGGTAATCATTCATTTAAGCAATAGCTGTGATAGTGACAGTAATACGCATACCGTTAATTTACAAAAGGTACCAACTTGCTACAAACCCGAAGCCCCAAGGGTAAGCTACTTGTCCAACACAAAGTTGGATTTTTATTGGAACGCGCCAAGTACCGGGCCAAGCCCTTCAGATTACGATTGGGAAATTGGTAAAACTGGATTTACTCCTGGAACAAACGACCACGTGGTTAAAGGATCGACGGGAGGGGTATTGGAGGCTTCCTCAGGTGAAAATGCATTGATGGCAAACACCACTTATCAGGTGGCTATCCACTCCAATTGTGGATCGGGAGATTATAGCAACTTTTTAATTTCACCAAATATAACAACATTATCAGCAGACCCGCCGCCTAATGATTTTTGTAGTGGGGCCATAGCCATAATTGAGGAAACTGGTGTTGCTGACGCAACTTCGGCAACCGAAATTGTTGGGTCTGTTTTAGGAGGAGCAGGAACTGATATTGGTGCCGAGACGTGTAATGTTAAAAATGCTAATGCCCGTGATGATGTCTGGTACTGGTTTTTGGCTCAAACAACCGATATAAATATTACCTTGGAACCCTTATTTGATGGCAGGTTAAGTTTATTTTCGGGTGATTGCAATGGACTAACATTTTTGGATTGTAGTGATAATAATGGTGGACTTTCCCCAACTACCGAAGCGATTAACTTTAATAATTTAACCATTGGCCAAACCTATTATTTTAGGGTATATTCACAAGGGTTTTCTGCTACTAATCCTGACTTTATAGTAAAATTGTGGTCTAGTACTGAAACTACTGATGCTGATGGCGATGGTTATGGTAATAATCCTGCTGTTGATTGTAATGATGGTAATGCATCCATTTTCCCTGGAGCTGAAGAAATATGTGACGGGTTAGATAATAATTGTGATGGACAGGTTGATGAAGGACTTAGCTTTACAACCTATTACGCCGATAGTGATGGTGATGGTTTTGGAAATCCTAATGTGTTAGAGTTTGTCTGTGATGGCCCCTTACCAGGATATGTGATAAACAATACAGACTGCGATGATGATGATCCTGATGTGAATCCGGGTGCAACAGAAATACCTGATAATGGTAAAGATGATGATTGTAATCCTTCAACTTTGGATAGCTCGGCTGATGTGGATGATGATGGTGATGGTTTTTCGGAAAATCAGGGTGACTGTGACGACACTAAAAATTATATTTACCCTGGAGCGACAGAAGTACCGGATAACAATATAGACGAAGACTGTGATGGTAGTGATATTAAAACCTGGTATCGAGATGCTGATGATGACGGCTATGGCGATATAAACCAAACCACACTTGCTAATACCAAGCCTAATGGCTATGTGGCAAATAGTGCAGATTGTAATGATAATACAAATGCGGTTAACCCAGGCGCTACCGAAGTGGTAGCCAATGGTATTGATGAAAATTGTGATGGTTTATACCAGTGGTATCAGGATAATGATGACGATAATTATGGCTCATTAACCATTATTCAGTCGGATAACAGCAGTCCGGGCTTAGGTGAATCAGACAATGCCTTAGATTGTAATGATAGTAATGCATCCATAAACCCTGAAGCAACAGATATTGTAGCTAATGGTATTGACGAAAACTGTGATGGATTATATCAGTGGTATCTGGATAGTGATGAAGACGGTTATGGTTCATCAACTATAGTAGAGTCAGTTAATAGTAGTCCGGGTTCTGGTGAGTCTAATAATAATTCTGATTGTAATGATGGAAATGATACCATATATCCAGGAGCACCAGAAATCTGTGATGGATTAGATAACGATTGTGCAGATGGCATACCTAATAGCGAGGTAGACAGTGATTCTGATGGGGTATTGGATTGTGAGGATAACTGTCCGGAGGTTTCTAATCCTGGACAAGAAGATAGTAATGGAAATGGTATTGGTGATGCTTGTGAAAGTCTATCGGTACAAACATCATCATTATTGAAAAACATTTTAATAGAGCCAAACCCATTCAAATCAAGTTTTAATTTGCACGTACAACAAAAACCAAATAACCAGAAAATCGGTATAACATTATTCGATTTAAACGGACGTTTAATTTATAACAATAACCATACTAATAACAATGGCGTTATAAGAATCAATTATTTTACGCATTTACAAAAAGGAATATACTTCTTAAAAATTTCATCTCATTCTGAATTTACGATTAAGCAAATTATTAAGCTTTAG
- a CDS encoding T9SS type A sorting domain-containing protein — MYKITNNDFIDLVSKSYKTFVLCCLSLLCFGLSTQSFYAQDVGSSTVQANFGVEADVYSGVLQFPNVGNPVDLLPGDPSGIDDWFEGPSGLGVIDEFGSANGGNPDSDPDVPNDTDNVAIELRQSVWNLNVPGLPFPVVLGNGTPYLWLDAVYGRDTYTSGGSAETSYFAGGADKNSNNPANWTIGTMGSVPQKTDIVDVYAHLRGTNPHDPTTNPGFPLDDRPFDELFAYAGASLAVTNGNKHLDFEFFRVGLETVADLSNPAKLGPDAGRTAWTFDPDGADNAPGGGDDGEIMIPGTIIVSVDYINGGNVPSIRIRVWMSETTFNNYDNTWDGRPFNVDKNVAFEQEGDSGEFGYAAINPKDPTVTNMWGRANDNFVDAAGSTTLGPPWGTFEGSGPDWVTDYERYQFVEIGLNLTAFGLDRRGVQDPCSNILGSLLVKTRSSGGGPNESAFGSELKDFAGPYLFGFLGGPPEIAADPLTSCEDGDDQHAFDLTTAIDEANSTPEPDTTRTFHESEADADNLMSSGIGTPGSYSVSVGDSPKTIWIRSVRTGSQCYSKTSFTVTVYDQPTAGTGQDDSYCETEDVSNVDLFALLTGEDAGGQWTDANGNVSSPIDLSGYALDTTHTFTYTVGANGDCPGDNESVDIIIYSQPTAGTSQDDSYCETEDVSNVDLFALLTGEDAGGQWTDANGNVSSPIDLSAYALDTTHTFTYTVGANGDCPGDNESVDIIIYSQPTAGTGQDDSYCETEDVSNVDLFALLTGEDAGGQWTDANGNVSSPIDLSAYALDTTHTFTYTVGANGDCPGDNESVDIIIYSQPTAGTGQDDSYCETEDVSNVDLFALLTGEDAGGQWTDANGNVSSPIDLSAYALDTTHTFTYTVGANGDCPGDNESVDIIIYSQPTAGTGQDDSYCETEDVSNVDLFALLTGEDAGGQWTDANGNVSSPIDLSAYALDTTHTFTYTVGANGDCPGDNESVDIIIYSQPTAGAGQDDSYCETEDVSNVDLFALLTGEDAGGQWTYMGGNVNSPIDLSAYALDTTHTFTYTVGANGDCPGDDESVDIIIYGDPTAGTGQDDSYCETEDVSNVDLFALLTGEDAGGQWTDANGNVSSPIDLSAYALDTTHTFTYTVGGNGDCPGDDESVDIIIYSQPTAGTGQDDSYCETEDVSNVDLFALLTGEDAGGQWTDANGNVSSPIDLSAYALDTTHTFTYTVGANGDCPGDNESVDIIIYSQPTAGTGQDDSYCETEDVSNVDLFALLTGEDAGGQWTDANGNVSSPIDLSAYALDTTHTFTYTVGANGDCPGDNESVDIIIYSQPTAGTGQDDSYCETEDVSNVDLFALLTGEDAGGQWTDANGNVSSPIDLSAYALDTTHTFTYTVGANGDCPGDNESVDIIIYSQPTAGTGQDDSYCETEDVSNVDLFALLTGEDAGGQWTDANGNVSSPIDLSAYALDTTHTFTYTVGANGDCPGDNESVDIIIYSQPTAGTGQDDSYCETEDVSNVDLFALLTGEDAGGQWTDANGNVSSPIDLSAYALDTTHTFTYTVGANGDCPGDNESVDIIIYSQPTAGTGQDDAYCESDSGLSSVDLDALLSGEDAGGQWTYMGGNVSSPIDLGAYATGDHTFTYTVAANGDCPADDEDVVITINPNPGCTAANSSEGLELGLCLGQTLGLSVTPADTNLYTYQWTSNGSAIITNADMPNATADNVADGEVFTVRITSKTAPTFCYSECTTTARYYDCAPNCETAFGVETMGPDNDGFYSVNPDVSSCFRNDGFRRWGWTNKITEEGTYEFELFRGAGRCDLSKGTHVGWVRLYYGEGLAEPGEVVVEYDLFGDGETFVISEAHVWVGCDPYPKTKSGAYTVAPGQYSFNSGDLGYVDDKLITPPIQASGDFYFIAHAVVCDYDVPNGAELPGLANTYEFDMPNAPFNEAECNVNTDGWGKSSGDKVSFTAYPVPFENEVNVGYKFEYDTNVKIDVYDIKGALIRQAENNSYIKGTYDTTTIDLSRTDDQLYFIKLSTSKEILVKKIVSSTEQ; from the coding sequence ATGTACAAAATTACGAATAACGACTTTATTGACTTGGTCAGTAAATCGTACAAGACATTTGTATTGTGTTGTTTGTCCTTACTCTGTTTCGGACTTTCAACACAATCTTTTTATGCACAGGATGTAGGTTCATCTACGGTTCAGGCCAATTTTGGTGTTGAAGCGGATGTCTATTCAGGGGTATTACAATTTCCGAATGTTGGAAATCCGGTTGATCTACTTCCAGGAGATCCTTCAGGAATTGATGACTGGTTCGAGGGGCCCTCGGGCTTAGGAGTAATCGATGAATTTGGTAGTGCTAATGGCGGTAATCCAGATTCCGATCCTGACGTTCCGAACGATACCGATAATGTTGCGATTGAGCTTAGACAATCGGTATGGAACCTTAATGTGCCAGGACTACCTTTTCCAGTTGTTTTGGGGAATGGAACCCCTTATTTATGGCTGGATGCCGTTTACGGGCGTGATACCTATACATCTGGTGGTAGTGCTGAAACCTCTTATTTTGCAGGAGGAGCGGATAAAAATTCTAATAATCCAGCTAATTGGACTATAGGTACTATGGGAAGTGTGCCTCAAAAAACGGATATTGTGGATGTGTATGCACATTTGCGAGGTACTAATCCGCATGACCCTACAACCAATCCTGGTTTTCCTCTAGATGACAGACCTTTTGATGAACTTTTCGCATATGCAGGTGCTTCATTAGCGGTTACCAACGGTAACAAGCATCTGGATTTCGAATTTTTTCGAGTAGGATTAGAAACGGTTGCAGATCTTAGTAACCCAGCTAAACTCGGCCCTGATGCCGGACGTACCGCCTGGACTTTCGATCCAGACGGAGCTGATAATGCTCCCGGAGGTGGTGACGATGGAGAAATTATGATTCCAGGGACCATTATTGTCTCGGTGGATTATATTAACGGAGGAAATGTGCCTTCTATCAGAATCAGAGTTTGGATGAGCGAAACTACTTTTAATAATTATGATAATACCTGGGATGGCAGACCTTTTAATGTTGACAAAAATGTCGCGTTTGAACAAGAGGGAGACTCAGGTGAATTTGGTTACGCCGCTATTAACCCTAAAGATCCAACTGTCACTAATATGTGGGGTAGAGCTAATGATAATTTTGTTGATGCAGCTGGATCTACCACATTAGGACCACCATGGGGTACCTTTGAAGGATCTGGACCAGATTGGGTTACAGATTATGAACGCTATCAATTTGTTGAAATCGGTCTAAATTTGACGGCTTTTGGATTAGACAGAAGAGGGGTTCAAGATCCTTGTTCTAATATATTAGGTAGTTTATTGGTTAAAACCCGTAGTAGTGGTGGTGGGCCAAATGAGAGTGCCTTTGGTTCTGAGTTAAAAGACTTTGCCGGACCTTATTTGTTCGGATTTCTTGGTGGACCACCGGAAATTGCTGCAGATCCGCTAACATCTTGTGAAGATGGCGATGATCAACATGCATTTGACTTGACAACAGCTATTGATGAAGCGAATAGTACACCAGAACCTGATACGACAAGAACATTTCATGAAAGTGAGGCTGACGCAGATAATCTTATGAGTTCAGGTATTGGTACTCCAGGAAGTTATAGTGTGTCCGTTGGTGACAGTCCAAAAACAATTTGGATACGTAGTGTTCGTACTGGTAGCCAATGTTATAGTAAAACTTCTTTTACCGTTACTGTTTATGACCAGCCAACAGCGGGAACAGGTCAAGATGATTCTTATTGTGAGACCGAAGATGTTTCAAATGTAGATCTGTTTGCTTTATTGACAGGTGAAGATGCAGGAGGTCAGTGGACTGATGCCAATGGCAACGTAAGCAGCCCAATCGATTTGAGTGGTTATGCATTGGATACCACCCATACGTTTACTTATACAGTAGGGGCAAACGGTGATTGTCCAGGTGACAATGAGTCTGTGGATATCATTATTTACAGCCAGCCAACAGCGGGAACAAGTCAAGATGATTCCTATTGTGAGACCGAAGATGTTTCAAATGTAGATCTGTTTGCTTTATTGACAGGAGAAGATGCAGGAGGTCAGTGGACTGATGCCAATGGCAACGTAAGCAGCCCAATCGATTTGAGTGCTTATGCGTTGGATACCACCCACACGTTCACGTATACAGTAGGGGCTAACGGTGATTGTCCAGGTGACAATGAGTCTGTGGATATCATTATTTACAGCCAGCCAACAGCCGGAACAGGCCAAGATGATTCTTATTGTGAGACCGAAGATGTTTCAAATGTAGATCTGTTTGCTTTATTGACAGGAGAAGATGCAGGAGGTCAGTGGACTGATGCCAATGGCAATGTAAGCAGCCCAATCGATTTGAGTGCTTATGCGTTGGATACCACCCACACGTTCACGTATACAGTAGGGGCAAACGGTGATTGTCCAGGTGATAATGAATCTGTAGATATCATTATTTACAGCCAGCCAACAGCCGGAACAGGCCAAGATGATTCTTATTGTGAGACCGAAGATGTTTCAAATGTAGATCTGTTTGCTTTATTGACAGGAGAAGATGCAGGAGGTCAGTGGACTGATGCCAATGGCAATGTAAGCAGCCCAATCGATTTGAGTGCTTATGCGTTGGATACCACCCACACGTTCACGTATACAGTAGGGGCAAACGGTGATTGTCCAGGTGATAATGAATCTGTAGATATCATTATTTACAGCCAGCCAACAGCCGGAACAGGCCAAGATGATTCTTATTGTGAGACCGAAGATGTTTCAAATGTAGATCTGTTTGCTTTATTGACAGGAGAAGATGCAGGAGGTCAGTGGACTGATGCCAATGGCAATGTAAGCAGCCCAATCGATTTGAGTGCTTATGCGTTGGATACCACCCACACGTTCACGTATACAGTAGGGGCAAACGGTGATTGTCCAGGTGATAATGAATCTGTAGATATCATTATTTACAGCCAGCCAACAGCCGGAGCAGGTCAAGATGATTCTTATTGTGAGACCGAAGATGTTTCAAATGTAGATCTGTTTGCTTTATTGACAGGAGAAGATGCAGGAGGCCAATGGACTTATATGGGCGGCAATGTAAATAGCCCAATCGACTTGAGTGCTTATGCATTGGATACTACCCACACGTTCACTTATACAGTGGGAGCCAATGGCGACTGTCCAGGCGATGATGAGTCAGTGGATATCATAATATACGGTGATCCAACAGCCGGAACAGGTCAAGATGATTCTTATTGTGAGACCGAAGATGTTTCAAATGTAGATCTGTTTGCTTTATTGACAGGAGAAGATGCAGGAGGTCAGTGGACTGATGCCAATGGTAACGTAAGCAGCCCAATCGATTTGAGTGCTTATGCATTGGATACTACCCACACGTTCACGTATACAGTGGGAGGCAACGGCGATTGTCCAGGCGATGATGAGTCAGTAGATATCATCATCTATAGCCAGCCAACAGCCGGAACAGGTCAAGATGATTCTTACTGTGAGACCGAAGATGTTTCAAATGTAGATCTGTTTGCTTTATTGACAGGAGAAGATGCAGGAGGTCAGTGGACTGATGCCAATGGTAACGTAAGCAGCCCAATCGATTTGAGTGCTTATGCGTTGGATACCACCCACACGTTCACGTATACAGTAGGGGCAAACGGTGATTGTCCAGGTGATAATGAATCTGTAGATATCATTATTTACAGCCAGCCAACAGCCGGAACAGGTCAAGATGATTCTTACTGTGAGACCGAAGATGTTTCAAATGTAGATCTGTTTGCTTTATTGACAGGAGAAGATGCAGGAGGTCAGTGGACTGATGCCAATGGCAATGTAAGCAGCCCAATCGATTTGAGTGCTTATGCGTTGGATACCACCCACACGTTCACGTATACAGTAGGGGCAAACGGTGATTGTCCAGGTGATAATGAATCTGTAGATATCATTATTTACAGCCAGCCAACAGCCGGAACAGGCCAAGATGATTCTTACTGTGAGACCGAAGATGTTTCAAATGTAGATCTGTTTGCTTTATTGACAGGAGAAGATGCAGGAGGTCAGTGGACTGATGCCAATGGCAATGTAAGCAGCCCAATCGATTTGAGTGCTTATGCGTTGGATACCACCCACACGTTCACGTATACAGTAGGGGCAAACGGTGATTGTCCAGGTGATAATGAATCTGTAGATATCATTATTTACAGCCAGCCAACAGCCGGAACAGGTCAAGATGATTCTTACTGTGAGACCGAAGATGTTTCAAATGTAGATCTGTTTGCTTTATTGACAGGAGAAGATGCAGGAGGTCAGTGGACTGATGCCAATGGCAATGTAAGCAGCCCAATCGATTTGAGTGCTTATGCGTTGGATACCACCCACACGTTCACGTATACAGTAGGGGCAAACGGTGATTGTCCAGGTGATAATGAATCTGTAGATATCATTATTTACAGCCAGCCAACAGCCGGAACAGGTCAAGATGATTCTTACTGTGAGACCGAAGATGTTTCAAATGTAGATCTGTTTGCTTTATTGACAGGAGAAGATGCAGGAGGTCAGTGGACTGATGCCAATGGCAATGTAAGCAGCCCAATCGATTTGAGTGCTTATGCGTTGGATACCACCCACACGTTCACGTATACAGTAGGGGCAAACGGTGATTGTCCAGGTGATAATGAATCTGTAGATATCATTATTTACAGCCAGCCAACAGCAGGAACAGGTCAAGATGATGCATATTGTGAGTCAGATTCAGGATTATCATCTGTTGATTTAGATGCTTTATTAAGTGGTGAAGATGCAGGAGGCCAATGGACTTATATGGGTGGCAACGTAAGTAGCCCGATTGACTTGGGTGCTTATGCCACAGGAGATCATACATTTACTTATACAGTAGCTGCTAATGGTGATTGTCCAGCTGATGACGAGGATGTGGTAATTACTATTAACCCTAATCCAGGGTGTACCGCAGCCAATTCATCTGAAGGTCTTGAACTTGGTTTATGTCTTGGTCAAACACTAGGTCTTAGTGTAACACCAGCAGATACTAATTTATATACCTATCAATGGACTAGTAATGGTAGTGCTATAATTACTAATGCTGATATGCCAAATGCCACTGCAGATAATGTGGCCGATGGTGAAGTGTTTACAGTAAGAATAACATCTAAAACTGCTCCAACATTTTGTTATTCAGAATGTACAACAACAGCGAGATACTACGATTGTGCACCTAATTGTGAAACAGCCTTTGGTGTAGAAACTATGGGACCTGATAATGATGGTTTTTATAGTGTAAATCCAGATGTTAGTAGTTGTTTCCGAAATGATGGCTTTAGACGTTGGGGTTGGACCAACAAAATCACAGAAGAAGGAACTTATGAATTTGAATTATTTAGAGGAGCCGGACGTTGTGACTTAAGTAAGGGTACGCATGTTGGTTGGGTAAGACTTTATTATGGTGAAGGATTAGCTGAACCAGGAGAAGTGGTAGTGGAATACGACTTATTTGGTGATGGTGAAACCTTTGTGATTTCAGAAGCCCATGTTTGGGTTGGCTGTGATCCTTATCCAAAGACTAAAAGTGGAGCCTATACAGTGGCACCTGGACAATACAGTTTTAATTCAGGTGATTTAGGCTATGTTGATGATAAATTAATCACTCCGCCAATTCAAGCTTCAGGTGATTTCTATTTCATAGCTCATGCCGTAGTATGTGATTATGATGTGCCTAACGGAGCAGAGTTACCTGGCTTAGCGAACACCTATGAATTCGATATGCCTAATGCTCCATTTAATGAAGCTGAGTGTAATGTTAATACAGATGGATGGGGTAAAAGCAGTGGAGATAAAGTAAGTTTTACGGCTTACCCAGTACCATTTGAAAATGAAGTGAACGTTGGTTATAAATTTGAGTATGATACCAATGTAAAAATCGATGTATACGATATTAAAGGGGCTTTAATAAGACAAGCTGAAAATAACAGTTATATTAAAGGAACTTATGATACGACCACCATTGATTTATCAAGAACAGATGATCAATTATACTTCATCAAGTTGAGTACTAGTAAAGAAATACTTGTTAAGAAAATTGTATCCTCAACAGAACAATGA
- a CDS encoding T9SS type A sorting domain-containing protein, which yields MKKITFILSFLAFHAAYSQTVVWSDNFNDLDISDWTITNTETTDDGFDWNAQFEANPNVNEEVLTSVSYDLNGDVNLTPDNWAISPSIDLSKASGTITLKWKAAAPDTEFDNENYSVYIATSPATNDLESGTYMSYNLTGINVLTEQTIDLSAFAGEPNLYVAFRHHNAVPDEGFTISIDDVLVEAETVLGLEDIALNGLKYWQNHSTKALHFKSSINIKSIDLYDTSGKKLMHKNTNQKNIEIDTDRLAVGAYITKVNTDNATKLIKVVLN from the coding sequence ATGAAAAAAATTACTTTTATCCTTTCCTTTTTGGCTTTTCACGCCGCATATTCCCAAACAGTAGTTTGGTCTGATAATTTTAATGATTTAGATATTTCTGATTGGACCATCACTAATACCGAAACCACTGACGATGGTTTTGATTGGAACGCTCAATTTGAGGCTAATCCAAATGTAAATGAAGAAGTCTTGACATCCGTATCGTATGATTTAAATGGTGATGTCAACTTAACTCCAGATAATTGGGCTATTTCTCCTAGTATCGATTTATCTAAGGCAAGTGGCACAATTACTTTAAAGTGGAAAGCCGCGGCACCTGACACTGAATTTGACAATGAAAACTACTCGGTTTACATAGCAACTTCGCCTGCTACAAATGACTTAGAAAGTGGTACTTATATGAGTTATAATTTAACCGGTATTAACGTGCTCACAGAACAGACTATTGACCTGTCTGCATTTGCCGGTGAACCAAATTTGTATGTAGCTTTTAGGCACCATAACGCAGTACCAGACGAAGGTTTCACTATAAGCATTGATGATGTTTTAGTTGAAGCTGAAACCGTTTTGGGCTTAGAAGATATTGCTTTAAACGGACTTAAATATTGGCAAAACCACAGTACTAAAGCTTTACATTTTAAGTCTTCTATAAACATAAAGAGTATTGACCTTTACGATACCTCAGGAAAAAAACTTATGCATAAAAACACCAACCAAAAAAATATTGAAATTGACACCGACCGTCTGGCTGTTGGTGCTTACATTACAAAAGTTAATACCGATAATGCTACGAAACTTATCAAAGTAGTTCTTAACTAA
- a CDS encoding TlpA family protein disulfide reductase, producing the protein MRRLVFLALAISVLSCKEQTKPDYAVISGKITNRLPNELTINTYDQSFSEVVNISEDGSFKDTLKTNQNNYVLFDGKNPVFLHIEPGYELNINYDAQNFVNSLKISGNGAAISNYLAEKRKLEQKLFGNARITYALDEAEFKSKINSMKNEIETLLKDYDNIPKSYIEKEKRNIHYTYLRQIAVYEQAHKELARKPNFKASNDLLNELNTLDYNNEEDFEFSSHYKFLVSQYYKKTADSLARAENSPMDLAYLKLVSNVENQTIKNGLLFDFANIAISRTSYVDTFYKVFSENSTNTENNKIIEEKYKKITALNVGKPSPKFTNYKNYEGGTTSLEDLKGKYLYIDVWATWCGPCIREIPALKKLENQYHNKNIEFVSISIDKASDFEKWKTMVSDKELKGVQLFADNDWNSQFVQDYGIKGIPRFILLDPEGKIVSVNAPRPSDPKLIELFSTLDI; encoded by the coding sequence ATGAGAAGATTAGTTTTTTTGGCCCTAGCCATATCTGTATTAAGTTGTAAAGAACAAACAAAACCCGATTACGCCGTAATTTCAGGAAAAATAACCAATAGACTTCCCAACGAACTCACAATCAATACCTACGATCAAAGTTTTAGCGAAGTGGTTAATATATCAGAAGATGGCAGTTTTAAAGACACCTTAAAAACCAACCAAAACAATTATGTGCTTTTTGACGGAAAAAACCCTGTATTTCTTCATATTGAACCAGGCTACGAACTGAATATTAATTATGACGCACAAAACTTCGTGAATTCATTGAAAATTTCTGGAAATGGCGCAGCAATCAGTAATTATTTGGCCGAAAAAAGAAAACTGGAGCAGAAATTATTTGGTAACGCTCGAATTACTTATGCGCTTGATGAGGCTGAGTTCAAAAGCAAAATCAATTCGATGAAAAACGAAATTGAAACGCTTCTAAAAGATTACGATAATATACCCAAAAGTTACATCGAAAAAGAAAAAAGAAATATCCATTATACCTATTTAAGACAAATTGCTGTTTATGAACAAGCACATAAAGAGTTAGCCCGAAAGCCTAATTTTAAAGCCTCAAACGACCTTTTAAACGAATTGAATACACTCGATTATAACAACGAGGAAGATTTCGAATTTTCGAGTCACTATAAATTTTTAGTATCGCAATATTATAAAAAGACGGCCGATAGTCTTGCAAGAGCAGAAAATTCACCAATGGATTTGGCCTATTTAAAATTGGTTTCAAACGTTGAAAACCAAACAATAAAAAATGGATTGCTTTTTGATTTTGCTAATATAGCTATCTCCCGCACCTCGTATGTTGATACGTTTTACAAAGTATTTTCTGAAAATTCTACCAATACGGAAAACAATAAAATCATTGAAGAAAAGTACAAAAAAATAACAGCGCTTAATGTTGGCAAACCATCGCCTAAGTTCACTAACTACAAAAATTATGAAGGTGGCACAACGTCTTTAGAAGACTTAAAAGGAAAATATCTGTACATTGATGTTTGGGCTACTTGGTGCGGACCATGTATTAGAGAAATCCCAGCACTAAAAAAACTAGAAAACCAATACCATAATAAGAATATTGAGTTTGTGAGTATTTCAATTGATAAAGCTTCAGATTTTGAAAAATGGAAAACTATGGTGAGCGACAAGGAGTTAAAGGGTGTGCAATTATTTGCAGATAACGATTGGAATTCGCAATTCGTACAAGATTATGGCATAAAAGGCATCCCGCGTTTCATTTTGCTCGACCCAGAAGGCAAGATTGTAAGTGTAAATGCACCGCGTCCTTCAGACCCTAAGCTAATAGAATTATTTAGCACCTTAGATATTTAA